A window of the Salvelinus alpinus chromosome 3, SLU_Salpinus.1, whole genome shotgun sequence genome harbors these coding sequences:
- the LOC139571033 gene encoding protein Wnt-8b yields the protein MFMHLEVCYYIFILMTHMTRSCFSWSVNNFLMTGPKAYLIYSSSVAAGAQSGIEECKYQFAWDRWNCPERALQLSTHRSLRSANRETAFVHAISSAGVMYTLTRNCSLGDFDNCGCDDTRNGQRGGTGWQWGGCSDNVGFGEAISKQFVDALETGQDARAAMNLHNNEAGRKAVKGTMQKTCKCHGVSGSCTTQTCWLQLPEFREVGNYLKEKYHRALKVDLLRGAGNSAASRGAIAETFSSFSRKELVHLEDSPDYCLENRTLGLPGTEGRECLKKGKNLNKWEKRSCKRLCGECGLAVEERKAELVSSCNCKFHWCCAVKCEQCRKTVTKYFCVKKGGQRGKNESAGSRKKNLRLRKKH from the exons ATGTTCATGCATTTGGAGGTCTGTTACTATATCTTCATTTTGATGACTCACATGACAAGGTCCTGCTTCAGCTG GTCAGTGAATAATTTCCTGATGACTGGACCTAAG GCTTACCTGATTTACTCCAGCAGCGTAGCAGCCGGGGCGCAGAGCGGCATCGAGGAGTGCAAGTACCAGTTTGCCTGGGACCGATGGAACTGCCCTGAGagagccctgcagctgtccaCACACAGAAGCCTCCGCAGCG CGAACAGGGAGACAGCGTTTGTCCATGCCATCAGTTCAGCAGGAGTCATGTACACTCTGACGAGGAACTGCAGTCTGGGGGACTTTGACAACTGTGGCTGTGATGACACCAGGAATGGACAGCGGG GGGGTACAGGCTGGCAGTGGGGGGGCTGCAGTGACAACGTGGGGTTCGGTGAGGCCATCTCCAAGCAGTTTGTTGATGCGCTGGAGACGGGCCAGGACGCACGGGCCGCCATGAACCTCCACAACAACGAGGCTGGACGCAAG gCGGTGAAAGGAACCATGCAGAAGACATGTAAGTGCCATGGCGTCTCCGGGTCCTGCACCACACAGACCTGCTGGTTACAGCTACCAGAGTTCCGGGAGGTGGGAAACTACTTGAAGGAGAAGTACCACCGAGCCCTGAAG GTGGACCTGCTCCGGGGGGCCGGGAACAGTGCAGCCAGTCGAGGGGCCATCGCAGAGACTTTCAGCTCCTTCTCTCGTAAAGAACTGGTCCACCTGGAGGACTCCCCAGATTACTGCTTGGAGAACCGTACTCTGGGTCTGCCTGGCACGGAGGGCAGAGAATGTCTGAAGAAGGGCAAGAACCTAAACAAGTGGGAGAAGCGGAGCTGCAAGAGGCTGTGTGGGGAGTGCGGTTTAgccgtggaggagaggaaggcggAGTTGGTGTCGAGTTGCAATTGTAAGTTCCACTGGTGCTGTGCGGTGAAGTGTGAGCAGTGCCGTAAGACGGTGACCAAGTACTTCTGTGTGAAgaagggggggcagagggggaagAACGAGAGTGCTGGGAGCCGTAAGAAGAACCTGAGGCTGAGGAAGAAGCACTGA